In a single window of the Bacillus clarus genome:
- the fumA gene encoding class I fumarate hydratase, which translates to MEKLQESMYQLIVETSTNLPKDVRRAIQQAKERENAGTRSAMALGTITNNIKMADDNISPICQDTGMPTFKIYTPVGVNQLKMKEAIYSALERATKDGKLRPNSVDSLFGDNSGNNLGPGTPVIKFEQWEKDYIDARLILKGGGCENKNIQYSLPCELEGLGRAGRDLEGIRKCLLHAVYQAQGQGCSAGVIGVGIGGDRTSGYELAKNQLFRTLDDVNPVSELQKLEEYVLENANKLGIGTMGFGGETTLLGCKIGVYNRLPASFYVSVAYNCWAYRRLGVTIHPETGEIMDWLYQEGDDTLQQEAQEKTEQREIVLQAPITEEQIRELRVGDVVTINGMMYTGRDAIHKHLMDNDCPVDLNGQIIYHCGPVVVKDESDTWQIKAAGPTTSIREEPYQGDIMKKFGIRAVIGKGGMGAKTLAALEEHGGVYLNAIGGAAQYYAECIKEVKNVDFLQFGIPEAMWHLRIDGFKAVVTMDSHGNSLHADVDKTSLEKLASFKEPVFK; encoded by the coding sequence ATGGAAAAGCTTCAAGAAAGCATGTATCAACTAATTGTTGAAACGTCAACGAACTTACCTAAAGATGTTCGTCGTGCGATTCAACAAGCGAAAGAGCGAGAAAATGCAGGGACTCGTTCTGCGATGGCACTTGGCACAATTACGAATAACATTAAAATGGCAGATGATAATATCTCACCGATTTGCCAAGATACAGGGATGCCAACGTTTAAAATTTATACACCAGTTGGTGTGAATCAACTAAAAATGAAGGAAGCTATCTATAGTGCGCTTGAGCGGGCGACAAAAGATGGTAAACTTCGTCCGAATTCTGTGGACTCTCTTTTTGGAGACAATAGTGGTAACAATTTAGGACCAGGTACACCAGTTATTAAGTTTGAGCAATGGGAAAAAGATTATATTGATGCACGTTTAATTTTAAAGGGTGGCGGCTGCGAGAATAAAAATATTCAGTATAGCTTACCTTGTGAATTAGAAGGGCTTGGACGCGCAGGCCGTGATTTAGAAGGAATTCGCAAATGTCTTCTTCATGCGGTATATCAAGCACAAGGCCAAGGCTGTAGTGCAGGTGTAATTGGTGTTGGTATCGGGGGAGACCGCACATCAGGTTACGAATTAGCAAAAAATCAATTATTCCGTACATTAGATGATGTCAATCCAGTATCAGAGTTACAAAAACTTGAAGAGTACGTATTAGAGAATGCGAATAAGCTTGGCATTGGTACGATGGGATTTGGCGGAGAAACAACTTTACTTGGTTGTAAAATTGGCGTATATAATCGCCTGCCAGCTAGCTTCTATGTATCTGTTGCATATAATTGCTGGGCATATCGTCGCCTTGGTGTAACGATCCATCCTGAAACAGGTGAAATTATGGATTGGTTATATCAAGAAGGTGACGATACACTTCAGCAAGAAGCACAAGAAAAAACAGAACAACGTGAGATTGTACTGCAAGCACCAATTACAGAAGAGCAAATTCGTGAACTTCGTGTTGGCGATGTTGTAACAATTAATGGCATGATGTATACAGGGCGTGATGCAATCCATAAGCATTTAATGGATAACGATTGTCCTGTAGATTTAAATGGACAAATTATTTATCATTGTGGTCCAGTTGTAGTGAAAGATGAAAGTGACACTTGGCAAATTAAAGCGGCAGGTCCAACGACAAGTATTCGTGAAGAACCGTACCAAGGCGATATTATGAAGAAATTCGGTATTCGTGCTGTAATTGGTAAAGGTGGTATGGGTGCGAAAACATTAGCTGCTTTAGAAGAACACGGTGGTGTATATTTAAATGCAATTGGTGGCGCAGCACAGTATTATGCGGAATGTATTAAAGAAGTGAAAAATGTTGATTTCTTACAATTCGGTATTCCAGAAGCAATGTGGCACTTACGTATTGATGGGTTTAAAGCAGTTGTAACGATGGACTCTCATGGTAATAGTTTACACGCTGATGTTGATAAAACATCACTTGAAAAATTAGCGAGCTTTAAAGAGCCTGTATTTAAGTAA
- the pdaA gene encoding delta-lactam-biosynthetic de-N-acetylase — translation MKYKWLYIGLIFSLMMALVPVSAFAYTNTPHNWGIPRPKNETAPDAGKLYTELLQKNGGFYLGDTEKKDIYLTFDNGYENGYTGKILDVLKEKKVPATFFVTGHYIKTQKDLLLRMKNEGHIIGNHSWSHPDFTAVNDAKLREELTSVTEEIKKVTGQKEVKYVRPPRGVFSERTLALTKEMGYYNVFWSLAFLDWKVDQQRGWQYAHNNVMTMIHPGSILLLHAISKDNAEALAKIIDDLREKGYHFKSLDDLVKSDQP, via the coding sequence ATGAAATATAAATGGTTATATATAGGTCTCATTTTTTCACTTATGATGGCACTTGTTCCGGTTTCAGCATTTGCTTATACAAATACACCACATAACTGGGGAATCCCGCGACCTAAAAATGAGACGGCGCCAGATGCAGGAAAATTATATACAGAATTACTACAAAAAAATGGTGGTTTTTACTTAGGTGATACAGAGAAAAAAGATATTTATTTAACATTTGATAATGGATATGAAAATGGATATACAGGGAAAATTTTAGATGTACTGAAAGAGAAAAAAGTACCAGCAACCTTTTTTGTGACAGGGCATTATATAAAAACGCAAAAAGATTTATTATTAAGGATGAAAAATGAAGGGCATATTATTGGAAATCATTCTTGGAGTCATCCAGATTTTACAGCGGTAAATGATGCGAAACTTCGTGAAGAATTAACGAGTGTAACGGAAGAAATTAAAAAGGTAACTGGACAAAAAGAAGTGAAATATGTACGTCCCCCGCGAGGGGTATTTAGCGAAAGAACGCTAGCCCTTACGAAAGAAATGGGATATTATAACGTATTTTGGTCACTTGCATTTCTTGATTGGAAAGTGGATCAACAAAGAGGATGGCAATATGCGCATAATAATGTAATGACGATGATTCATCCAGGATCTATTTTATTACTTCATGCGATATCAAAAGATAATGCAGAAGCACTTGCGAAAATCATTGATGATTTGCGCGAGAAAGGGTATCATTTTAAAAGTCTAGATGACTTAGTAAAAAGCGATCAACCGTAA
- a CDS encoding DNA-3-methyladenine glycosylase family protein — MWSEHVTLEYPYHFEEVLKRLSFDPLNAIQLDEKIIYVPLFIDEEQIVVRLQGIGTVQNPQFWISSQTGEPEKVMKRMRAIFHWNDPFQDIQNHFLNTSLRPLFEMYAYTPIILEFDYFACLLRCIIHQQINLKFATVLTEQFVKRYGTEKNGVFFFPTPEIVANISIEELREQKFSQRKAEYIVGLAKSIVDGTLDLASIETEAEEKVSAQLLPIRGIGAWTVQNFLMFGLGRKNMFPKADIGIQRAVQGVFQLDDRPDDEFLEKLKQECEPYCSYAALYLWKSIE; from the coding sequence ATGTGGAGCGAACATGTTACGTTAGAGTATCCGTATCATTTTGAAGAGGTGTTAAAGCGTTTATCTTTTGATCCTCTAAACGCTATTCAATTAGATGAGAAAATTATTTATGTCCCGCTTTTTATAGACGAGGAACAGATTGTTGTTCGCTTGCAAGGGATTGGTACTGTTCAAAATCCACAGTTTTGGATTTCTAGTCAGACAGGAGAGCCAGAGAAGGTAATGAAACGAATGAGGGCCATTTTCCATTGGAATGATCCGTTTCAAGATATACAAAATCATTTTTTGAACACATCATTACGTCCACTATTTGAAATGTATGCTTATACTCCAATTATTTTAGAATTCGACTATTTTGCGTGCTTACTTCGCTGCATCATTCATCAACAAATAAATTTGAAATTTGCTACTGTGTTAACAGAACAATTTGTAAAACGATATGGAACAGAGAAGAACGGTGTATTCTTTTTTCCCACTCCGGAAATAGTAGCAAATATTTCAATAGAAGAATTGAGAGAGCAGAAGTTTAGCCAGCGGAAGGCTGAATATATAGTAGGATTAGCAAAAAGTATTGTTGACGGAACATTAGATTTAGCGAGTATAGAAACTGAGGCGGAAGAAAAGGTTTCGGCACAATTGTTACCAATTAGGGGAATTGGTGCATGGACAGTGCAAAACTTTTTAATGTTTGGACTTGGAAGGAAAAATATGTTTCCGAAAGCAGACATCGGCATTCAGCGTGCAGTGCAAGGTGTATTTCAATTAGATGATAGACCTGATGATGAATTTTTAGAAAAATTGAAACAAGAGTGTGAACCATACTGCAGTTATGCAGCGTTATATTTATGGAAAAGTATAGAGTAG
- the rlmD gene encoding 23S rRNA (uracil(1939)-C(5))-methyltransferase RlmD — MIQKQQESKLEVGQTFPVTIKRLGINGEGVGYFKRQVVFIPGALPGEEVVAETTKIQRGFAEAKVKKVRKASPHRVKAPCPVYEECGGCQLQHLDYKEQLNQKRDIVVQAFEKYMNNSLEEKIRPTLGMENPWHYRNKSQLQVGRKDEKVITGLYKQNSHQLIDIAHCMIQHKATNEATKVVRRILEKLNVSIYNEKKQKGLVRTIVTRTAVQTGEVQVTLITTKEELPNKEQFIAEVQKQMPSVKSIMQNVNWRKTSVIFGDKTFKLAGKEVIQETLGDLSFELSARAFFQLNPEQTVVLYDEAKKAAALTGNEKIVDAYCGVGTIGLWLANDAAEVRGMDVIPEAIADARKNAKRHGFTNTKYEAGKAEQWLPKWVKEGWRPDVIVVDPPRTGCDDKLLETILKVQPKRVVYVSCNPSSLARDVKTLMKSYEVEYVQPVDMFPHTAHVENVVKLVRK; from the coding sequence ATGATACAAAAGCAACAAGAGAGTAAGTTGGAAGTTGGTCAAACGTTTCCTGTGACGATTAAACGTCTTGGGATTAACGGAGAAGGCGTTGGTTATTTTAAGAGACAAGTTGTTTTCATTCCAGGGGCATTACCAGGAGAAGAGGTTGTTGCTGAAACAACGAAAATTCAGCGTGGCTTCGCTGAAGCGAAAGTGAAAAAAGTTCGTAAAGCTTCACCACATCGTGTGAAAGCACCGTGTCCAGTATATGAGGAGTGCGGTGGCTGTCAGCTGCAACATTTAGATTATAAAGAACAATTAAATCAAAAACGTGATATCGTTGTACAAGCATTTGAGAAGTACATGAATAACAGTTTGGAAGAGAAAATTCGTCCGACGCTTGGCATGGAAAATCCATGGCATTATCGTAATAAGAGTCAATTACAAGTAGGACGTAAAGACGAAAAGGTTATTACAGGGCTGTATAAGCAAAACTCACATCAGTTAATTGATATTGCTCATTGTATGATTCAACATAAAGCAACGAATGAAGCGACAAAAGTTGTAAGACGTATTTTAGAAAAATTAAATGTTTCTATTTACAATGAGAAAAAACAAAAAGGTTTAGTACGCACAATTGTAACACGTACTGCCGTTCAAACAGGAGAAGTACAAGTTACACTTATTACGACAAAAGAAGAATTACCGAATAAAGAGCAATTTATCGCTGAAGTACAAAAACAGATGCCGAGTGTTAAATCAATTATGCAAAACGTAAATTGGCGTAAAACATCTGTTATTTTCGGTGATAAAACATTTAAATTAGCTGGAAAAGAAGTAATTCAAGAAACACTTGGTGACTTATCATTTGAATTATCAGCACGCGCATTCTTCCAACTAAATCCAGAGCAAACGGTTGTTTTATATGATGAAGCGAAAAAAGCAGCTGCTTTAACAGGAAATGAGAAAATTGTAGACGCTTATTGTGGTGTCGGTACGATTGGTTTATGGCTTGCGAATGATGCAGCGGAAGTACGTGGTATGGATGTAATTCCAGAAGCAATCGCGGATGCAAGAAAAAATGCGAAGCGCCACGGATTTACCAATACGAAATATGAAGCAGGTAAAGCTGAACAATGGTTACCGAAATGGGTAAAAGAAGGATGGCGTCCAGATGTAATTGTTGTCGATCCGCCACGTACAGGTTGCGATGATAAATTACTGGAGACAATTTTGAAAGTACAGCCGAAGCGAGTTGTTTACGTATCTTGTAATCCTTCATCGTTAGCACGTGATGTGAAAACGCTAATGAAGAGTTATGAAGTGGAATATGTACAACCTGTTGATATGTTCCCGCATACAGCTCATGTAGAAAATGTAGTGAAGCTTGTTAGAAAGTAA
- the truA gene encoding tRNA pseudouridine(38-40) synthase TruA encodes MNNYKLTIQYDGARYKGWQRLGNNDNTIQGKIESVISEMVGKETEMIGCSRTDAGVHALNQVANFKSDEKLVEHKVKKYLNQYLPNDISITSVEEVSDRFHARYNSKAKTYLYKIWNEEHTNPFMRKHSMHVNKKLNVESMRKAAKYLIGSHDFTAFSNAKSKKKSMVREVYTLDVMEEAGFVQIRVSGNGFLHNMVRKIVGALIEVGLGQLDAEAIPQILEAKQRNQINCLADASGLYLENVEF; translated from the coding sequence ATGAATAATTATAAATTGACGATTCAATATGACGGTGCACGCTATAAAGGTTGGCAACGCCTTGGTAATAATGACAATACGATTCAAGGGAAAATTGAAAGTGTAATATCTGAAATGGTCGGGAAAGAAACTGAAATGATCGGTTGTAGTAGAACAGATGCTGGTGTACATGCTTTGAATCAAGTAGCTAACTTTAAGAGTGATGAGAAGTTAGTGGAACATAAAGTGAAAAAGTATTTAAATCAATATTTACCAAATGATATTAGTATTACGAGTGTAGAAGAAGTTTCAGATCGCTTCCATGCTCGTTACAACTCTAAGGCGAAAACGTATCTTTATAAGATTTGGAATGAAGAGCATACGAACCCATTTATGCGTAAACACAGCATGCACGTGAATAAAAAATTAAATGTAGAAAGCATGAGAAAAGCTGCGAAATATTTAATTGGTTCACATGATTTTACTGCTTTTTCGAATGCGAAATCAAAGAAAAAGTCTATGGTTCGTGAAGTATATACACTTGATGTGATGGAAGAGGCAGGATTTGTACAAATTAGAGTAAGTGGTAACGGCTTCCTTCATAACATGGTGCGAAAAATTGTTGGGGCATTAATTGAAGTTGGATTAGGACAATTAGATGCTGAAGCAATTCCGCAAATTTTAGAGGCGAAACAGCGCAATCAAATTAATTGTCTTGCTGATGCGAGTGGATTGTATTTGGAGAATGTTGAATTTTAA
- a CDS encoding sigma-54 interaction domain-containing protein yields MHTEEINFKKVIEMNMLYETLLNELDIGIHIINEESKTIIYNRKMMEIESMDRADVLHKNPLEVFAFEENQNSTLIEALKLGKTNKNIKQTYFNNKGQEITTINDTFPIIENGKIKGAIEISKDITHLKQTIRTNLSRKQNTKFTFDHIIGDSKAIQSTITDAKKVIRTASSILIEGETGTGKELFAQSIHNESHRSTKPFISQNCAAIPETLMESLLFGTNRGAFTGAIDKPGLFEEANGGTLLLDEINSLSPALQAKLLRAIQEKTIRRIGGTQEKEIDVRIIATINEDPLDAITHNRLRKDLYYRLSVVTLFLPPLRERKEDILILVQHFIEKYNIQFGLNVTGVDANVRDFFYKYDWPGNVRELEHIIEGSMNLIGDENVITAFHMPTRFRELIKKGFNMQPSLNNHNTDIPKTLKNTIEEMEKDYINQILKENNGNISQAAKFLGLSRQNLQYRIKKLHLHI; encoded by the coding sequence ATGCATACAGAAGAAATCAATTTTAAAAAGGTAATTGAGATGAATATGCTATATGAAACTTTACTCAATGAACTCGATATTGGAATTCATATTATTAATGAGGAAAGTAAAACGATAATCTATAACCGTAAAATGATGGAAATTGAATCAATGGATCGTGCAGATGTACTACACAAAAACCCTTTAGAAGTATTTGCATTTGAAGAAAACCAAAATAGTACTCTTATAGAGGCATTAAAACTTGGAAAAACAAACAAAAATATAAAACAAACTTATTTTAATAATAAGGGACAAGAGATTACGACAATTAACGATACCTTCCCCATAATAGAAAATGGAAAAATTAAAGGCGCTATTGAAATTTCAAAAGATATTACTCATTTAAAACAAACAATAAGAACGAATCTTTCGCGAAAACAAAATACTAAGTTTACCTTTGATCACATAATCGGTGATTCTAAAGCAATTCAGTCCACTATTACAGATGCAAAAAAGGTAATACGTACAGCCTCATCCATACTTATCGAAGGTGAAACAGGGACTGGAAAAGAGCTCTTTGCACAAAGTATCCATAATGAAAGCCACCGTTCAACAAAACCTTTTATTTCACAGAACTGTGCTGCTATACCAGAAACTTTAATGGAAAGCTTATTATTTGGTACGAACCGAGGTGCTTTTACAGGTGCAATAGATAAACCAGGTTTATTTGAAGAGGCAAACGGAGGAACTTTGTTATTAGATGAAATCAACTCATTAAGCCCAGCACTTCAAGCTAAGTTACTGCGAGCTATACAAGAAAAAACAATACGAAGAATCGGAGGCACACAAGAAAAAGAAATCGATGTTCGAATTATAGCAACCATTAATGAAGATCCGCTTGATGCTATAACACACAATCGATTAAGGAAAGACTTGTATTACCGATTAAGTGTCGTCACCTTATTTCTTCCACCTTTAAGAGAGCGAAAAGAAGATATCCTAATTCTTGTTCAGCACTTTATTGAAAAGTATAATATCCAATTTGGCCTCAATGTAACAGGTGTGGATGCTAACGTGAGAGACTTCTTTTATAAATACGATTGGCCTGGTAATGTAAGAGAATTAGAACACATAATTGAAGGCTCAATGAACTTAATAGGAGATGAAAACGTCATTACAGCGTTCCATATGCCAACTCGCTTTCGCGAACTAATAAAAAAAGGATTTAATATGCAACCTTCACTAAATAATCACAACACTGATATACCTAAAACCTTAAAGAACACAATAGAAGAAATGGAAAAGGACTATATCAATCAAATTCTCAAAGAAAATAATGGTAATATCTCACAAGCCGCAAAATTTTTAGGATTGAGTAGACAAAATTTACAATATCGAATTAAAAAACTGCATTTACACATATGA
- a CDS encoding biotin/lipoyl-containing protein, with product MKAVIESVYSPCYGKVEKLFVTKSSYVYEWERLAVIETMDKRKVEIKVGISGYIESLEVEEGQAIADKKLLITVRDDLLITGSD from the coding sequence GTGAAGGCAGTTATAGAAAGTGTGTATAGTCCTTGTTATGGGAAAGTAGAGAAATTATTTGTTACTAAAAGTTCCTATGTTTATGAGTGGGAGAGATTAGCGGTAATTGAAACAATGGATAAACGGAAAGTAGAAATTAAAGTGGGAATCAGCGGTTATATCGAATCGCTAGAAGTGGAAGAAGGACAAGCCATCGCTGATAAAAAGTTATTAATAACTGTAAGGGATGACCTGTTAATAACAGGTAGCGATTAA
- a CDS encoding amino acid permease has protein sequence MMDQNQGLKRELKSRHIFMIALGGVIGTGLFLGSGYTIHEAGPGGAIVAYLVGGFVMYLTMLCLGELAVAMPDAGSYQTYATKHISPAVGYVVGWMSWLNWSATIGIELIAVSILMKRWFPDVPSWIWCVLFAVLLFAINALSSRSFAEVEFWFASIKVITIIAFIILGGAAMFGFLDMKGNEPAPMFSSFTDYGGLFPNGLSAILITMIAVNFSFQGTELVGIAAGESENPEKTIPKAINNTVWRILVFFVLSIFILAGLFPWQQAGVIESPFVVVFDKIGIPYAADIINFVIITAVLSVANSGLYATSRMLWSMSNQGMISPIFGKLSKNGVPIYALIVSTIVGCLSLLSGIYAEDTVYLWLLSIAGFGAILVWASIALSNLLARRTYVKQGGDIKDLKFKTPLYPFVPLLALMLNLMVIVGMAFIPEQRMALYCGIPFTIVCLLFYRATRNKRSKIEHIEKTNATELESL, from the coding sequence ATGATGGATCAAAACCAGGGATTAAAAAGAGAATTGAAAAGCCGGCATATATTTATGATTGCACTTGGAGGGGTTATTGGTACTGGGCTTTTCTTAGGATCTGGTTATACAATTCATGAAGCTGGGCCTGGAGGAGCAATTGTAGCGTATCTTGTCGGTGGGTTTGTTATGTATTTAACGATGCTCTGTCTAGGAGAGTTAGCGGTTGCCATGCCTGATGCAGGGTCTTATCAAACGTATGCTACAAAGCATATTTCCCCGGCAGTAGGTTATGTAGTAGGATGGATGTCGTGGTTAAACTGGTCCGCTACGATAGGTATTGAACTCATCGCAGTTAGTATTTTAATGAAACGTTGGTTTCCTGATGTGCCATCATGGATCTGGTGCGTATTGTTTGCGGTGTTGCTATTTGCTATTAATGCATTATCTTCGAGAAGTTTTGCGGAGGTTGAGTTTTGGTTTGCAAGTATTAAAGTAATTACCATTATTGCATTTATTATTTTAGGCGGTGCAGCCATGTTTGGTTTCCTAGACATGAAAGGAAATGAACCGGCACCAATGTTTTCTAGTTTTACTGATTATGGCGGATTGTTTCCAAATGGATTATCAGCTATTTTAATTACGATGATTGCGGTCAATTTTTCTTTCCAAGGAACAGAACTAGTTGGTATTGCGGCTGGAGAGAGTGAAAACCCAGAGAAAACAATACCAAAAGCAATTAATAATACAGTTTGGCGTATACTTGTTTTCTTTGTACTTTCTATTTTTATTCTTGCGGGATTATTTCCTTGGCAGCAAGCTGGAGTAATAGAAAGTCCATTCGTAGTTGTATTTGATAAAATTGGTATCCCTTATGCGGCGGATATTATAAATTTCGTTATTATTACGGCCGTATTATCAGTTGCGAATTCAGGATTATATGCAACGTCTCGTATGCTATGGTCGATGTCTAATCAAGGAATGATTAGTCCGATTTTTGGTAAGTTATCTAAAAACGGTGTTCCTATTTATGCGTTGATTGTAAGTACGATTGTAGGTTGTCTCTCATTACTATCAGGTATTTATGCCGAGGATACAGTTTATTTATGGCTCCTTTCTATTGCTGGATTCGGCGCAATATTAGTGTGGGCGTCTATCGCTTTATCTAACCTATTGGCTAGAAGAACATATGTAAAGCAAGGTGGAGATATTAAGGACTTGAAATTTAAAACACCATTGTACCCATTTGTTCCACTTCTTGCTTTAATGTTAAATTTAATGGTAATCGTTGGTATGGCTTTTATTCCAGAACAAAGAATGGCATTATATTGTGGTATTCCATTTACGATTGTTTGCTTACTGTTTTACCGTGCTACAAGAAATAAGAGAAGTAAAATAGAACATATTGAAAAGACGAATGCAACAGAATTAGAAAGTTTATAA
- a CDS encoding acetylornithine deacetylase, producing the protein MDLRKDELLELTKTLIRFETPAPPARNTNEAQQFVAEFLEERDFSIDKWDVYPNDPNVVGIKKGIASESHKSLIINGHIDVAEVSTDEPWETSPFDPFLKDGWLVGRGAADMKAGLAGALFAIQLLEEAGIELLGDLIFQSVIGEEVGEAGTLQCCKRGYDADFAVVVDTSNLHMQGQGGVITGWITVKSPQTFHDATRRQMIHAGGRLFGASAIEKMMKIVQSLQELERHWAVMKTYEGYPPGVTTINPAVIEGGRHAAFIADECRLWITVHFYPNETHEQIAKEIEEYIGKVAEADPWLHENPPQFEWGGESMIVDRGEIFPSLEVDSNHPAIRKLGSVHESILHKSATLDMSATVTDGGWFSEFNIPAVIYGPGTLEEAHSVNEKVEVKQLIEFTKVITAFIYEWCHTKK; encoded by the coding sequence ATTGATTTACGAAAAGATGAACTACTAGAACTTACAAAAACTTTAATTCGCTTTGAAACACCAGCACCACCAGCAAGAAATACAAATGAGGCACAGCAGTTTGTTGCAGAGTTCTTGGAAGAACGCGATTTCAGTATTGATAAATGGGATGTATACCCGAATGATCCGAATGTCGTCGGAATAAAAAAGGGGATAGCAAGTGAGTCGCATAAAAGTCTCATTATTAATGGACATATAGATGTTGCAGAAGTATCAACAGACGAGCCGTGGGAAACGAGTCCGTTTGATCCGTTTCTAAAAGACGGCTGGCTAGTTGGACGGGGTGCAGCTGATATGAAAGCAGGATTAGCAGGAGCTTTATTTGCTATTCAGCTTTTAGAAGAAGCAGGGATTGAATTACTTGGGGATTTAATTTTTCAATCGGTAATTGGAGAGGAAGTAGGAGAAGCAGGAACACTTCAATGCTGTAAACGTGGCTATGATGCGGATTTTGCTGTAGTAGTGGATACAAGTAATTTACATATGCAAGGACAGGGAGGGGTAATTACAGGCTGGATTACTGTGAAGAGCCCCCAAACATTTCATGATGCAACACGCAGACAAATGATTCATGCTGGTGGTCGTCTGTTTGGGGCAAGCGCAATAGAGAAGATGATGAAAATTGTCCAAAGTTTACAGGAACTAGAACGTCATTGGGCGGTAATGAAAACTTATGAAGGGTATCCACCAGGAGTAACAACAATTAACCCCGCTGTTATTGAAGGTGGTCGTCATGCAGCATTTATTGCAGATGAGTGCCGCTTATGGATTACAGTGCATTTTTATCCGAATGAAACGCATGAACAAATAGCGAAAGAAATTGAAGAGTATATTGGAAAAGTTGCAGAAGCAGATCCGTGGCTACATGAAAATCCACCACAATTTGAGTGGGGCGGAGAATCGATGATTGTTGACCGAGGTGAAATATTTCCTTCTTTAGAAGTGGATAGTAACCATCCAGCTATACGAAAGCTCGGATCTGTACATGAATCTATACTACATAAAAGCGCAACTTTAGATATGTCCGCAACAGTAACCGATGGCGGATGGTTTAGTGAGTTTAATATTCCCGCTGTCATTTATGGCCCAGGTACGTTAGAAGAAGCGCACTCTGTGAACGAGAAAGTTGAAGTGAAACAGTTAATTGAATTTACGAAAGTAATTACTGCTTTCATATATGAATGGTGTCATACGAAAAAATAA
- a CDS encoding DUF1232 domain-containing protein: MSTENQNDRLGSLIKKLLKERALSMRQLGTLTNMDPATISRIINGKQQAKQKHIQKFAECLQVPPQLLYDEMYPDSPHINKEKTDMYTSLDTIQQTLQSSNLFDFDYTTTRVKQELENYERYAQTAEGEKRIHESFASKLEQIDSTGPFIEQLTNMYQQFCKEATPLEERAIIGSALLYFILSTDIIPDYIFPIGYLDDAIAVELAKEKLVEIRRKT; the protein is encoded by the coding sequence ATGTCCACCGAAAACCAAAATGATCGGCTTGGTTCATTAATAAAAAAGCTATTAAAAGAACGTGCTTTATCTATGCGTCAACTAGGTACGCTTACAAATATGGACCCCGCAACAATTTCACGCATTATAAATGGCAAGCAACAAGCAAAGCAAAAACATATACAAAAATTCGCAGAATGTCTGCAAGTTCCACCACAATTGTTATATGACGAGATGTATCCTGATTCTCCACACATAAATAAAGAAAAAACTGATATGTATACATCGCTTGATACCATTCAGCAAACTTTACAATCCTCTAACTTATTTGACTTCGATTACACAACAACTCGCGTTAAACAAGAACTCGAAAATTATGAACGATATGCTCAAACAGCAGAGGGTGAAAAACGTATTCATGAAAGCTTTGCAAGCAAATTAGAGCAAATCGACAGCACAGGACCTTTTATTGAACAATTAACAAATATGTATCAACAATTTTGCAAAGAAGCGACTCCGCTAGAAGAACGTGCTATTATTGGAAGCGCCTTATTGTATTTCATTCTATCAACTGATATTATCCCGGATTATATATTCCCAATTGGTTATTTAGACGACGCCATTGCCGTTGAATTAGCAAAAGAAAAACTAGTGGAAATAAGAAGAAAAACATAG